TGCTGAAGGATgaagtaaatattcttataTTGCAGGATCTCGTTTGGAATGATGGTTCAGTACAATAATTgtagaaaaatttccaaatttctaATGAGACCCACGTGTACACGAATCTCCTGAAAATCTAAACAGTTtataaaaaaacttttctttGTTCGACTTTAAAATCCTAGTATTTTTGCACCACTTCACTGGGAAACAATAATTTATCAATTCCTAAACTTAGATTCGTTTTTGAAACAGTATAATCACTTCTGTGAATTACTCGATTTCATATTCATACAAAAATTGTACGGAAAAACTCAAAAGTCATCTATTGATCAACTTCGTCACTATGCGCTCACAGATAAAGAACTCTGTAAACAACAAAGAAGAAACTTTACAGGTTTCGTAACTTGACTCATAGATGGCGGATTCCTTGGAATCAGTATCAAAGATAACTGTTATCTTTGAATCAACATCGAACTctagaaaacatttttttcatttttcgtactaaatattcgaaaaaataggtcaactttgaggagctgtagcagcccagaaaaaaggcactacacataagctgattttttatgataaattgtgttttttttgcgaatagaaaaaaccaattttcatTAATCTAGCGCGAACAGtctagattttatgattttttccgcggaggtccaaaatttccgatttttcatcgaccataactcgaaacctaatcctttcagcaaaattctgtttgcatattcgtaatctacgccttcgattcaataaataatccaattttggtggaaatcggagaattccatcggagaaaatttttcaaatttttccatgGAAAAACtgccatttttttgaaaaatatttttggtctccaatcgaaaccaaatttgaacagtacactaattcgagggcgtggaagacgaatatgcaaacagatatttttaaaaaaatttatttttcaaattatgatcgatagaaaatcgaaaattttggaccttcgcgaaaaaaatcataaaaactaaACTGCTCGCGGGAGATCAATGAAATGTGGTTTTTTCtgttcgcaaagaaccaatctatcaccaaaaaatcgGCTTATGTCCAGTGCCTTTTTTcgggctgctacagctcctcaaagttgaacaattttttcgaaattttgcaatttatttcccaaaatactgaacCTACTAAACATCTAATTACATATTTGTGATCTACGACTTCAAATTCGTAAGTAAAATGACTGAACCGGTCGATAGAGCTAAATGGATAAATTTTTGTCGGACTTGAAAAGTTCGTtgatgaagcgcgggtaaacaTCAGTAAAAAACGCTTCATCAACGAAGTTCAATGGATTTTAACGTTTTCGGTTAATTAATAATTCCGATTTGCTATTATTTGAACTTATTCATGGATGAAGCATTACACATGGAAAACTGATtaagtattcaaaattttaCATGCAGATTTGCATATTTTTAACAGTTTAATCAATCCTAGAATAATCCAGCGTGTTCAaccattttttgaatttcacttctttttttttcgaataaaaacaaATTGTCTAAAAATACTTTATTATGTTTCAATACAACATATCCTGAATCACGAATGTATACAAATCACAAACCTCAATAATAAAATCGGTGGTATACAACGTGGATTATATACATCCATTTTCATATACACTTAAAGCATCAACTTTAATCTAATATCATGCCAGAATCTCATTTATATGTTAAGTTCATTCTATCAAACATTTGAACACAATAAATAAAATCCACGAGTTTTTTAGTGGTGTGCAAGTACCGAATACTTTAATTAAGTAGGGGGTGAATAAATTGGTTTATGAATTGTTTGAGTAATCCTCAGGCTTAACTGCAGCAAGAAGCTGGGTTGGGGTCCTTTCCTGATCTCTTGGTTATGTTGATTCTTGTAAATTCTTCCGCAACTGTTGGGTGGATTCCAACTGTGTTCATCAGGGTTTCCATGGTCAAATTGcatctgaaaaattgaaataataaataataaatattattaaGAGGGAGAAACATGAATATAACCAATTGACTATCAGAGGGAGaggaaaattatcgaaattcAAGTCAACTCACTTGATTGCAGCGGCAAACCCTTGAATGACCTCCCCAGCTTGCGGTCCGACAAAGTGCATGCCCAAAACCTTCTGCGGTGCTTCCCTTTTAGCCACTACTTTGATGTAGCAATGCGCGATATTTTTCTGAGGAATGAAGAATTCCGTTGGCTTATAGAAAGCGTGGTAGATCTCTATATTGTCTTCCCCATAAGTTTCGATAGCTTTCTCCTCGCTAAGACCTGAAAGAACAAAATAATTTGAACCAAAGTTAACCAAATAGGATAAAGAGAAAAACACTAACCAACAGCACCATATTCCATTGGGGTAAAAACTGTTGTAGCCACATTATCGTAGTCCATTTGTTGCTGACCGCCACCAAACAACCTCCTGGCTAACAAACGTCCAGCGTGGATAGCCACAGGGGTCAATTCAGGTTTaccctgaaaaaaattaataattcacGACAAAATTCGGCACAGTTCTCGAGAAACTCACCAAGAGAACATCACCAACAGCAAAGATATGAGGTACATTAGTTTGCTCGTTTACGGCATCGATTTTGTCACCTTCTCCATGGATCGGGATGCCAAGTTTCTCCAGATGAAGGTCTCTCGTGAGAGCTCTCCTTCCCATAGCGAACAGAACGGTGTCGTAAGTATCTGAGAATTCTTCTTTCTTATCGTTGATCCATTTCACCAACAGCTTACCATCGGCTTGTTTTTCCACTGAAGTGATATTACATCTAGATGAACAATCGGTTATAATTTCATCCGAAATCTTCAACGTTGGAAAACTCTCACCTATTCAAGAAATTAACGCCTTTGTCCTGCATGGCAGCAGCTACTGTGGCGGCCATTTGCTGGTCGAATCCTCTCAAAGGCACCGATCTCACCATGACGGTAGCATCATAGCCCAAACCCTTCAAGAACCCTGCGCATTCCAATCCTATATCTACGCAAAATATAAGGAAAACACAGAAAATATGCGATTAAATCCACGTGGAATCGATTGAATTTCAAAGGATACATCCAGCACCAACAATCATTGTCTTGCCTGGAGGCTTTTCCAAACTGAAGATGTCATCGCTGCTTATTCCATACTCTATGGCACCAGGTACGTTGGGATACTTCGGCCTACCTCCAACAGCGATGAGGAAATATTTCGCCGTCAGAGTCTTCTCCCCCTTGGGTGTTACTGTGTGGACGGTGTGGAGATCCTTGAAGGTTCCCAAACCGTTGATATATTCAACTTTTCTGGGAACAGAATGACGATATCAGTACAGCCATTTTTTATTGTTGCAACTCAATCACTTACTTGTCTCTTAATTCTACCCTGGTAACCCAATTAACGGACTTGATGTGATTCTGGACAGCAGTCCTTAAAGTTTCCCAATCGTGTGCAATGTTTTCTGCTTCGGGGAACTTCCAACCGTAACTTTTGGCATCCTATGATGAAAGAAGTGATAAAACACTAAGTATGTAGACTAATGTTGgtataataatgaaaattctCTTCGCAGCAAACTGATTGTTGGAATGGAGAAAAGCACGTACAATAAAAATGTGTTCTAGGTGAAAACCATGCGTTTTCTAGAAGTTTTTACCAGATAAGAGATTTAGAAAACTAAAAGAAGTGAAATTTTCCTAATTAAATAGTTTGAAGTCCATTCTAAATGATTTATATGCTATATACTCTAAGAAACAAAACTAGCGCTATTCGTAAtcgaagaatatttgaattcatcatttttctaaatagCACAACTTGTGGAAATAGTTTTTCCATATTATATCTAATCATAGTTACGTAATCACATCCTATAATTACTATACGAGATAATTTATTGAATGGAAATGTAAACAACTCAAACAAAGGACTTCTGATCTACCTCAGGAAATGAAACGCTTGCAAAATATTGTTCGTATTAAAACCATACATTTGAAGATTTTATGTATATACTCACTTCGATAGCCTCCCCTAGAAGAGCAGCTTGGTGCATAAGCTTTTTGGGGATACACCCCACATTCACGCAAGTGCCTCCAAGACCCCATTTCGTGCCCCTTGGAGAAGGAGTGACGTAATCCAAAACGGCTACTTTTGCGCCCAAATTCGAGGCTTCTTTGGCCGCAGCCAAACCTCCTGATCCGCCACCTATCACCACCAAATCATATTCCGGTGTCTCACCTATAGTCCATGGAAAAACATCAGTATTTTACGGAAAGATTCAAAAAAAGAGAATCGCTGAATGAAAAAAAGCTCCAAGAGAAAACAACAGTGGTGAACAGCTTTGAAATAACCTTTACAAATGATCAAATTAAGGGTCCTATAAGAGtttcaaaaatttgatatatGTTTTCCTTATATCTCGAACCAGATTGAGATTATTAAATAAATCAGGACAGCTAGATGATTGCAATTTTTTTCCCTTGAAGTTGAGATTAAATCCTCAATAAAAATTAGTTCTCATTTGTCCTGATTCTCGTGATTTcgatatttcaaatattcaggatTAATTTTTATCTAATCGCATcgtttttttcaggaaaataatAATGGAGCTTAGATTTCTATGAGAAATTTCGATATCTTTTCGAATTTGATGTACAAAATTACAAAATTCATACAACAAACGTTATTTCCCACTCAGAGAAATTTCCGAACAATAATTGGAAAAACTtttgtaagaaaaaaattaaagtcaaGGATTTTGAAAGATCTGCAGCTTTTAAAACATCATGAATCGAACTCACCCCTTGAAGAAAACCCCTCATTACAATCGCAATGTACACTAGCTATAAATTTAGACTTGTTCTTTTTTTTGGTGAAGCAATTGGCACATACTGAAGTGTCCATCTTCAACGAGGAGCTTTGAGATTGTGGTACTCACGACTCCCTTTTTTTGTGATATTAATCTTTTTATCATGTGAACAGAAAGATAGCAGATTAAATTCCTGAATATCATCGTTCAGATCTACCTATTGAATTATAGCGTAATTATAATAATCTGCATTATCAGGACCTGCAGTTTCGATTAggccattgagtattaatactcaatgattagGCTGTAGTTTTTTTTTGGCAAAATAGGACCAATAACCACTGAATTGGTCTATAAATTGTAAGTAGGGACATAATCTTATTttgttcaaaaaattgaaatacaatacACTTTTCATTAGCAATTTGTGACAAATTTGAGTATGAAAAAAATCGCTCCTGAATTTTGACAGGAAGAAGTTACTTTGAATATCGAAATCTTCTACAACTACAATACCTATTTCAAATGGGAAATTCGACCAAATAACCTTCGATAATTACAAAGTGACGTGATAATTTCCTCACACACGACAACAGACTTAGAAAGAAGCTATTGTCCTTCAACCTTCTACTAAAAGGATTGGTTCATTCTTTATTCAGTTGTTAAGGGTCATGCAGGAAAACCAATTAGATTCCCGATTTTACCGATGATTAATTTAGCAATATCCAAAATGTTTCCTTAAATTTACAACTCATTGAGAAACAGTTTAGGTTAGTACTCATGTTATAATTTTTCTTGCCCAGATCCCTATGAACGTTTCACAACTTGGCCAATTTGAAGGTTATATGTATATGCAAATCAATCTGCCCCCAAGAAAAGCGACTCACTTGTGCTATAACATCTCAGATTCTTAAAGAAACTATTTTGCACCAAAATGAAATTCTGCTTTTTGAACTGACAGATTCCACGGAATGTGGCATTCCGAAAACAAAAAACTGCAGCCATTGATTTCGATGACCTTGATTTAGGAGCCTTATTCGATGATCACTACAGGAATGTGTATAATTAAGTGAAATCAGTGATAATAAAAACTTCCTATATATAGGAATAACTCCATCATGAAATCCGTATTAGTGACAGGTGCGAATAGGGGTTTAGGCTTAGGACTGATTAAACGAATTGTTACACATACTAATCAGCCGAAATATATAATTGGAACGTGCCGGGATATCGAAAAAGCTAAGGTAAGGTTAAGAATAAATATCTATGATTAAATGCTCACCTGTAGGAGCCATTTCTAGAAGGAAAGCCTATTGATCAACAAACTGTTAATTAATGGAAAAAACACTTGGAGCGTATCAACGGATGTGAAAAACTTTGCGGTTAACACTTTCCTTCAAATCTGTCAGTTGACCACTTCGTCGTAGAAATAAATAGTAGGACGGTATAACGCGAAGTGAGCGTCTGAATCGGCGCTATCAAATAAACATGAATTTAGCGATGTACGAAAGTCGTGTTTCTTGTTCCTTGTCTGAATGAAACCTTGAAATACGATCGATGTTTTCATTTCCACCTCCATAATCTTGTTAGTCATTTAATAATGGTTCTAGTGGAGTCTAGAATGGATGACGTAACATTCCGTAACAATGAGAAAAAGCTATGTCACTGTTCCCGAAAGTTGAATGAATTCGAGTAATCGCAAATCCACTCCTTCCTTGGGGGTGGGATAGATTTTCCGTAGACCACAGGTGCTGTGATTTGTGTTGCGGACCATTGATAATTGAGCCTTAATATTAAAAGTCCGCAACACAAAATATATCAATCAGCAATGTACTAGACTACAGTGTGTTTATTTGTTAGTATGTAGCGCTAAAGAAAAATTGCGGCGTTAAAATCATTTTTGAAGACCCAATATTAATTTTCACCATTTGAATCATTGTTTATAGACTCTTTTGAATTGTGTCTGAATATTTCACATTatattcaattcgaaaatttaGATGAAAGAATCTGATTATTAACAAAATCCgttgttttattgaaaaaaaacttcaaaatagaTTTCTGAGTTGGATGATTCTTCTACAATAAATTTTCAGGACTTACAACAGATTGCAGCTCTTCATCCACATATTAAAATTCTCAATTTAGGTAAGTAGgtgtcaataataaaaaaatttcggaaatatttaaTCACTTTCATAGATGTGCGCAACACAGAAACTTTTGAAAATTTCGCCCGGGAAGTGGAGGATATAGTAAAAGAGGATGGACTCAATTTACTCTTCAACAATGCTGGTTATTCTCCAAAGTCTActagaatttcatttttgaagactGAGCAATTAACTGAGACCTTTCAGACAAATGTTATTGGACCTGTTATGTTAACAAAGGTGTGTTTATTGAAACAACTGTTTGATTTTATCCTGCCGGATAATTACTATATAGCACTCCGTTTTATATAGGCTCTACTACCGCTCTTGAAGAAAGCAGCTGAAAATTctcagaaaattttttctgtcaaCAGTGCAGCAGTTATCAACATGACCTCCGTTTTGGGGTCCATAGCTCTCAATAAAGAAGGTGGACTCTACCCTTATAGGTGCTCAAAAGTACGTATACATAAATATTAGTGATTCATGTCTGATTGATGACAtttgtaatgaatatttttgatgAGCTGTTGTTGAAAAAGGATCAGTTCTCGATTGATGTTCGACCATAAtctaaaataatgaaaatatctttattatcTTGCCTAATTATAGGATTTCCCATTTGATGTGTGCATATATTCTGACGTCATATAGATTTCAATTATGCATACTCATCAAGTAAACTTTTATGAACGGTGAAATTCTGGGAAAACGAAAACAGATGGATTTTCCATTCGAAATGGAGAATTTCGAGAATGTTATGCCACTTTCACAGCTATGTGTTcgatttgtaaaataaatgtaGGTCGGAATCAAACAATTACACTGTAGGCCTTTTCTATTTCAACTGAAGTAcctttataaaaaatttcaccGAGGAAGTATAACGAAcaatttataataaaaatttcaactcaCGTATACAGCAAGAAGGATCAAAACATACCTCCCCCTCCTCCGCCATTTTCCGACCACATCAAGGGTTCTGCCCCAGCTTTCTTTTTATTCCTGAATactgattatattattatctgAATATACAGTAGGAATCAGTTTTGAGCGGAATGTCATTTTTAATTCGAGCATGTTTTCTCCTGTCTTTCAAATCATTTCTATGAAGGAGAAGTGATAaaagaaacattatttttcttTCTCCCTTTGGCTACATCGACATCCCTCAATAACCATAAAGAATTCATTTCAGGCAGCGTTGAATATGGCAAGTAAATCTCTGAGTCTTGATCTGAAGAAAGATGGTATACTTGTAACTGCTCTACATCCAGGTTGGGTAAAAACTGATATGGGAGGACCTGGGGCTCCTCTACAAATAGATGAGAGTGTTACCCACATaatgaattttgtagagaacttgaatgaaactcacaatGGAGGATTTTATCAGTATGATGGAAAAAAATTGGATTGGTGAAAGGCATGCATTATTTATGATGTTTTTTACTtatttaaaaaataataaatacagaATGAGATCAGTATGTACTTATATTTGTTTCCCACCATCCCTTAGTATTGAAAAAGTGATGCAGGTTTCTAAGCcttggctaagaattttttttaatattttccgGGAACGCAAAAACAAAATGAGAAACATTTATAGtgtttatttcgaaaataaataaggAACAAGCAgttgtttgaaattttaaacAGATCAGTCTTCGTTAAGTCCGCTAAGGGCATCCTAACCATTCTTTGGTGGAAGATCGAGGAGAATCACTAGTTGCCACACCCCAGTAGTTGTCAAAAGTCCAATACAGGTCGTCTTTGAAAAAGTATGTCTTTCCTGAAGAAATTATATGATTAATGATAGATCTGCGATGTATCGTGAATATTAAGCTCTCACCGTCTTTCCATGTGGTtgctgcatcgatatttttcggTATGCCTCCCCATTTTTCGATATGTTGGGGATATCCAGGATCTGGGGTTCTGCTGGTCTCGTTGAACCTCCAAAATCGATCTCCTTTGTAGAGATATGTCTTACCTTGAAAATAAAGAAACAAGGAAATCAATCACCAATCTCTCCTAAATATGCCACAAAACCAATTTGGCGtagtaaaatatttgaaaaacgaGAAGAGCGTCATCTGTTAGTCCCTTAACTAAACCGTATGTCGTGGCAGAATTCCAAACCAACACAGGTTTGGAGCCCAAAGAAGGCTCATTACTCACCGTTTCTGCCCCATGTCTGTACAGCATCAACCCCGCTTATTCCCGAGGGAACTCCATAATCCTGGATGTTTCTTGGACTGTTCTCAACGAAGTTAGTACCGTCATATACCCAGTACAAGTCACCTGCGAAAAGTATCATATCCCCATCTGGTCTCTGATAAGCAGCATCGATTTTCTTTATAGTCTGAGGAAGGTGGAAAAACATTTGTTGCAAAGTAACAGGATATCCTGGGACAATCCTGTTGCGATCTTGCAGCCTCCAAacatactgaaaaaaatttagttccattgtgaattttttcttcattctctTACTGTTGATTGTAACGCAGTAGTGTAGAGCCAAGCCACGACAACCCTCATTCAATAATACTCACTTGATctttaaatataaatatttctcCTCTAAGGTATGCTACAGAATCAAAGCTTCCTTTACAAATATTAGGTTCAGGGGGCAATGTAGTACTTTGCGACCCTGTCGGGTACCTGGTAGGGGGAGCATATGGCCTCCTATTGATTGTTACTGAACCCCCATGTCGATTTCTGTCTCTTATCGTCGTTATTCTCGTACTTGTCGTCAAGGGAAATCTTGAAAAGAAAAGCATGCATTTGCTATCATTCGAGCGCatccaccaaaaaaaaaaactgaatccTACCTGTTGTTTGACTTCAACGTAGTGGTTCTCACACCACTGCTTGGAAGACCAGTCGTGTACCATCTAGAATAAGTGGTTCTACTCGTGGTACCCTCCTCGTTCCTTCTTCTAATCGTCGGGTAAATAGTTGAAGGAGTTGCGAAAGTGGTTCTGGTTTCTTCCCTTGTTGGATAATAAGTACTTCTAGTTCTGGTAGATGGAAAATGAGTTGAAGGGTATTCTCTGGTTTTCTCTGTGTATACAGGTGTATTAGTGGGTCTACGAGTGTAAATCGTGGATTTGGAAGTCTCCCAAGTCTGTCTATCAATAGTTTCCGTATATGAATGAGTTGGCCACTCTCTGTTTGTTGTTCGTGTCGGCTGTTCTGGAGGCCTTGTCCGTGGAGATTCATTGGGAGGTCTTGTATTGAAGGGTCTGGTTCTTCTGGTTGGTACGGTACTTTCCGTATATGATCGCGTTGGCCATTCCTTGTTTGTGATTCTTGTCGATTCTTCCGAAGGTCCAGTCCTAGTTGGTTCATTAGGAGGTCTTGTGTTAAAGGGTCTTGTCCTTCTGGTAGTGGTGGGTTCCGTGGTTTCTTGAACTGGTCTCGCGACTGAAATGAATTGCGAGAGTTTGGTACTGCTGTACCTGACTAGGATGAATTGAAGGTGCGATATTTGTACTCACTGTATAATTGGTACATTGCTAAAATATCGTcctgtccaagttgaactgagCTTTCATCGTCTCCTTTATAATATGCAAACATCACAGATCTGGGATCGTTGGAATGCGCCAATCCAAGGGAGTGTCCTAACTCGTGTAAAGCTACCGAGTAGAAGTCAGTTCCTTGAAAATAAAGAGAGTAATTTTTCAATCAGAACATATATTAGTTATCGAGTAGTCACAGGTAGGTTTGCAATAACGAATGccagaaaattaattcgaaaactacttAAATTCGGCCACTTTTGCGTCAATATACGTTGAAAGAACCAATAGTTTCGGAAAAAACTGGATTGAACCATTTATGTCTCAATATGTACATTTCTGCAGTGCAATAAAAgccaaattaccaaaatatcATTTGGAAAACATTTGGCTCGAATAGTCTTTAAGGTTCTTAAGTACAATAATAAGTACATTCCTACCTCCATCCAATACTTCTTGTTGGCTTCCTTGGACCCAGTTTTCCTCATCATCAAAATGTATGTCTCCACTTATTTCTGAGCCAGAGTTAGGGAAATATGCGTGAGCAAGAACATAACCAGGCCCATCGAAGGGAAATCTgaaaaaggaaatatttcaacacttccgataatgattaattattattattatctgatCGATCAAACCCAAccttcaaaaattttctaaaaaCATTCAGCATCTCTATACCACTATTATTTGTATCAAAACAACCAATTTTTCCCTGGAATTTGACAACTTACGGATCATTGTGTGCTCCCCTCGCAAAAGAAACAATAATATCTGCATCGGGAGTTGTTTTCCGGGAAAATTTTAAACTTCCATAAGTTCCCCAAGTGTTCAGAGCTTTTCCAATGAGTCTTGCTACTGCCTCTTCTCCAAGTCTGGACGACCAATTGGCTATACTGAAAATAGATTCGTACTCATTTCCAATCACTTACCAATTACGATTTCAACCATAACTCAAAAGAAACATGAAAATGTTAGTTATTTTTGAGCTTTATTCGAAAAGTTTCGATATCTATTGCTtgtatttcttcaatttttttagttGAGCGGTAAAATATAGCCCATATGTAGAATCATCAATTTAGAGTCAGTCTATAAATCTGTAAATCTTCATCACCTTTCAATACTTACTAGTAAGTGATGTGCCTTTTGTTCCAACCACTAGTTAATGCGAATCTTTTCGACCTTTTCCCCTGAATAACATCAGCATTTCCACATCTCGGTCTTGTCATAAGCTACAATTCGATGGAAATTAATCAGAACCCAAGGAAAACCCAATAGATTCTATCAGCATGATtgggaaataaaatatttcgataaaTCACTTTGTGGGAAATGACTAAGAGCATCttaaattttaaattcttcGTTAATGCACCACAAACTAGGTGACAAATAATGTTTTGCGGTTTCGTTCATCAATGAGAAACGCTTCATTCATTGATGAAAAAAAGTCAAGTCATCCGTACTACTCTTCTTCCGTTAGAAACTTTATCAGAGTTCTTTTGCTACTACTGTATTGTACCTCTTTTTAGTCAATTGCTTAGGATGTGGTTGCATATGTTGCTATCGTcgtttttttctatttatatCGCAATTAGGTGTTGCATAATTTTAGCATTTTTCCTTACCCACCTTCAAAGTAGCATTATCTAGTTTTCCAGTTTCTTTAAGTGCCCCGAATCTTTGTACCGTTTTTATAGTTTCACTGAGTCCTTCTTCTGTGTACAAAGCAGCTGAAGTTGTTTTGTCTGCCTTCAGATAT
Above is a window of Coccinella septempunctata chromosome 5, icCocSept1.1, whole genome shotgun sequence DNA encoding:
- the LOC123314511 gene encoding thioredoxin reductase 1, mitochondrial isoform X3; its protein translation is MAPTGETPEYDLVVIGGGSGGLAAAKEASNLGAKVAVLDYVTPSPRGTKWGLGGTCVNVGCIPKKLMHQAALLGEAIEDAKSYGWKFPEAENIAHDWETLRTAVQNHIKSVNWVTRVELRDKKVEYINGLGTFKDLHTVHTVTPKGEKTLTAKYFLIAVGGRPKYPNVPGAIEYGISSDDIFSLEKPPGKTMIVGAGYIGLECAGFLKGLGYDATVMVRSVPLRGFDQQMAATVAAAMQDKGVNFLNRCNITSVEKQADGKLLVKWINDKKEEFSDTYDTVLFAMGRRALTRDLHLEKLGIPIHGEGDKIDAVNEQTNVPHIFAVGDVLLGKPELTPVAIHAGRLLARRLFGGGQQQMDYDNVATTVFTPMEYGAVGLSEEKAIETYGEDNIEIYHAFYKPTEFFIPQKNIAHCYIKVVAKREAPQKVLGMHFVGPQAGEVIQGFAAAIKCNLTMETLMNTVGIHPTVAEEFTRINITKRSGKDPNPASCCS
- the LOC123314511 gene encoding thioredoxin reductase 2, mitochondrial isoform X2 yields the protein MDTSVCANCFTKKKNKSKFIASVHCDCNEGFSSRGETPEYDLVVIGGGSGGLAAAKEASNLGAKVAVLDYVTPSPRGTKWGLGGTCVNVGCIPKKLMHQAALLGEAIEDAKSYGWKFPEAENIAHDWETLRTAVQNHIKSVNWVTRVELRDKKVEYINGLGTFKDLHTVHTVTPKGEKTLTAKYFLIAVGGRPKYPNVPGAIEYGISSDDIFSLEKPPGKTMIVGAGYIGLECAGFLKGLGYDATVMVRSVPLRGFDQQMAATVAAAMQDKGVNFLNRCNITSVEKQADGKLLVKWINDKKEEFSDTYDTVLFAMGRRALTRDLHLEKLGIPIHGEGDKIDAVNEQTNVPHIFAVGDVLLGKPELTPVAIHAGRLLARRLFGGGQQQMDYDNVATTVFTPMEYGAVGLSEEKAIETYGEDNIEIYHAFYKPTEFFIPQKNIAHCYIKVVAKREAPQKVLGMHFVGPQAGEVIQGFAAAIKCNLTMETLMNTVGIHPTVAEEFTRINITKRSGKDPNPASCCS
- the LOC123314511 gene encoding thioredoxin reductase 2, mitochondrial isoform X1, which translates into the protein MAAVFCFRNATFRGICQFKKQNFILVQNSFFKNLRCYSTSETPEYDLVVIGGGSGGLAAAKEASNLGAKVAVLDYVTPSPRGTKWGLGGTCVNVGCIPKKLMHQAALLGEAIEDAKSYGWKFPEAENIAHDWETLRTAVQNHIKSVNWVTRVELRDKKVEYINGLGTFKDLHTVHTVTPKGEKTLTAKYFLIAVGGRPKYPNVPGAIEYGISSDDIFSLEKPPGKTMIVGAGYIGLECAGFLKGLGYDATVMVRSVPLRGFDQQMAATVAAAMQDKGVNFLNRCNITSVEKQADGKLLVKWINDKKEEFSDTYDTVLFAMGRRALTRDLHLEKLGIPIHGEGDKIDAVNEQTNVPHIFAVGDVLLGKPELTPVAIHAGRLLARRLFGGGQQQMDYDNVATTVFTPMEYGAVGLSEEKAIETYGEDNIEIYHAFYKPTEFFIPQKNIAHCYIKVVAKREAPQKVLGMHFVGPQAGEVIQGFAAAIKCNLTMETLMNTVGIHPTVAEEFTRINITKRSGKDPNPASCCS
- the LOC123314512 gene encoding C-factor, whose translation is MKSVLVTGANRGLGLGLIKRIVTHTNQPKYIIGTCRDIEKAKDLQQIAALHPHIKILNLDVRNTETFENFAREVEDIVKEDGLNLLFNNAGYSPKSTRISFLKTEQLTETFQTNVIGPVMLTKALLPLLKKAAENSQKIFSVNSAAVINMTSVLGSIALNKEGGLYPYRCSKAALNMASKSLSLDLKKDGILVTALHPGWVKTDMGGPGAPLQIDESVTHIMNFVENLNETHNGGFYQYDGKKLDW